A region from the Tachyglossus aculeatus isolate mTacAcu1 chromosome Y4, mTacAcu1.pri, whole genome shotgun sequence genome encodes:
- the PPP1R18 gene encoding phostensin yields MAALPDWKVQLLARRRQEEAAVRGREQVERERLTQMPAWKRGLLERRRAKLGAPKAPTGPGPQAPDREAPDGEGPGTPGGEASVLLEAIGPVHQNRFIRQERRERQEHHREHHREHHREHQPHRQQRHRPGPGDERSLGPDGPGSRERRPGPGEPRDRRLSPGGEARARGPGPEEEEDDDDDEEEEEEEARERRPGPVEAAGWQPGQQEAREPSPGPAQPGRAEPRERRPRPAEAPEPASPFSDGREGRPGRGEGRAPSPSPSPSPGPTAGPAEAQAQTQTPLGAEAQAQTPLGAEAQAQTPLGAEARGRSPAPREAEEEEEEAGGAPPPPPPPAPPPPRDPLMSRLFYGVKAGPGAAGPGPPRRSGHTFTPGPPAAAFPPAGAPAPGPGPGRKRYPTVDEILVLGGYLTLSRSCLAKGTPETNRKQLSISFSETALETTYQYPSESAMLEELGPEPPAAPAVGEEEEEEEEEDEEAAALLQQELQGGLGTKALLVDESCRR; encoded by the exons aTGGCCGCCCTGCCGGACTGGAAGGTGCAGCTGCTAGCCCGGCGGCGGCAGGAGGAGGCGGCGGTGCGAGGCCGGGAGCAGGTGGAGCGGGAGCGGCTGACCCAGATGCCGGCCTGGAAGCGGGGGCTCCTGGAGCGACGCCGGGCCAAGCTGGGGGCCCCCAAGGCCCCGACGGGGCCCGGGCCCCAGGCCCCGGACCGGGAGGCCCCGGACGGGGAGGGCCCGGGGACCCCGGGAGGCGAGGCCTCCGTGCTGCTGGAGGCCATCGGGCCGGTCCACCAGAACCGCTTCATCCGCCAGGAGCGCCGGGAGCGCCAGGAACACCACCGGGAACACCACCGGGAACACCACCGGGAACACCAACCCCACCGCCAACAGCGGCACCGGCCAGGGCCCGGCGATGAACGAAGCCTGGGCCCCGACGGGCCGGGGTCCCGGGAACGGAGGCCCGGCCCAGGGGAGCCCCGCGATCGGAGGCTGAGCCCCGGAGGGGAGGCCCGGGCCCGAGGGCCCGGcccagaagaagaggaggacgacgacgacgacgaggaggaggaggaggaggaggcccgggaaCGGAGGCCGGGACCGGTAGAGGCGGCGGGTTGGCAGCCGGGCCAGCAAGAGGCCCGAGAGCCCAGCCCGGGCCCGGCCCAGCCTGGACGGGCGGAGCCCCGGGAACGGAGGCCAAGGCCAGCCGAGGCCCCGGAGCCGGCTTCGCCGTTTTCCGACGGGCGGGAAGGGCGTCCGGGCCGCGGGGAAGGCCGAGCCCCGAGCCCGAGCCCGAGCCCGAGCCCCGGCCCGACGGCGGGCCCAGcggaggcccaggcccagacccAGACCCCTTTGGGGGcggaggcccaggcccagacccCCTTAGGGGcggaggcccaggcccagacccCCTTGGGGGCGGAGGCCCGGGGCCGGAGCCCGGCCCcgagggaggccgaggaggag GAAGAGGAAGCCGgcggggccccgcccccgccccctcccccggcccctccgccgCCCAGGGACCCCCTGATGAGCCGCCTGTTCTACGGGGTgaaggccgggccgggggcggccgggccgggccccccgcGCCGCAGCGGCCACACCTTCACC cccgggccccccgccgccgccttcCCCCCCGCCGgcgccccggcccccgggcccggcccgggcaGGAAGCGCTACCCCACGGTGGACGAAATCCTGGTCCTGGGGGgttacctcaccctcagccgcAGCTGCCTCGCCAAGGGGACCCCGGAGACCAACCGCAAGCAG CTCAGCATCTCCTTCAGCGAGACGGCCCTGGAGACCACCTACCAGTACCCCTCGGAGAGTGCCATGCTGGAGGAGCTGGGGCCCGAGCCCCCGGCGGCCCCCgccgtgggggaggaggaggaggaagaggaggaggaggacgaggaggcggCGGCGCTGCTGCAGCAGGAGCTGCAGGGGGGTCTCGGCACCAAGGCGCTGCTCGTCG ACGAATCCTGCCGCCGGTGA
- the NRM gene encoding nurim isoform X1: protein MVNPSTKPAESLQSRSTLSVSRLGEPRPWSFGKRVRESIPVASGPTSDTKYARGWLAALRDPGVLGALAQDLGLLILFMAQHSLMAAEPVKAWAARRFGVLHRSLYVACTALALQVLMRCWEPVRGGPALWDARAEPWATWVPLFCFVLHTISWLLIFSILLVFDYAELMGLKQVYYHVLGLGEPLALKSPGVQQLFAHLRHPVCVELLAVLWAVPRLGPDRLLLAALLTLYLGLAHGLDQRDLHYLRAQLRRKLDMLALPHHPAPAPAPAR from the exons ATGGTGAACCCCTCCACCAAGCCGGCTGAGTCGCTCCAAAGTCGCTCGACCCTGTCGGTGTCCCGCTTAGGGGAGCCCCGCCCCTGGTCCTTCGGGAAGAGAGTCAGGGAATCCATTCCCGTCGCCTCCGGTCCCACTTCCGACACCAAAT atGCCCGGGGCTGGCTGGCCGCCCTGAGGGACCCCGGCGTCCTGGGTGCCCTGGCGCAGGACCTGGGGCTGCTGATTCTGTTCATGGCGCAGCACAGCCTGATGGCCGCCGAGCCCGTGAAGGCCTGGGCCGCCCGGCGGTTCGGAGTCCTGCACAGGTCCCTCTACGTGGCCTGCACCGCCCTGGCGCTGCAG GTGCTGATGCGCTGCTGGGAGCCTGTGCGCGGGGGTCCGGCGCTCTGGGACGCCCGGGCCGAGCCCTGGGCCACCTGGGTCCCCCTGTTTTGCTTCGTGTTGCACACCATCTCCTGGCTGCTCATCTTCAGCATCCTCCTCGTTTTCGACTACGCGGAGCTCATGGGACTCAAGCAG GTGTACTACCACGTGCTGGGCCTGGGCGAACCGCTGGCCCTCAAGTCGCCGGGGGTCCAGCAGCTGTTTGCCCACCTGCGGCACCCGGTGTGCGTGGAGCTGCTGGCCGTGCTGTGGGCCGTGCCCCGGCTGGGCCCCGACCGGCTGCTCCTGGCCGCGCTGCTCACCCTCTACCTGGGCCTGGCCCACGGCCTGGACCAGCGCGACCTGCACTACCTCCGGGCCCAGCTCCGACGCAAGCTCGACATGCTGGCCCTGCCCCAccacccggccccggccccggccccggcccgctgA